The window aaccggtgtaaaatcggcgaaagtcggagcaaaatcggtgaaaactggagaaaaaccggagtaaaatcggcgaaagtcggagcaaaatcggtgaaaaccggagtaaaaccagagtaaaatcggtgaaagccggagtaaaatcggcgaaagtcggagcaaaatcggtgaaaaccagagtaaaaccggagtaaaatcggcgaaagtcggagcaaaatcggtgaaaaccagagtaaaaccggagtaaaatcggcgaaagtcggagtaaaatcggtgaaaacctGTTTAaaactggtctgtatctgtttaatactggtctgtagctgtttaatactggttttgacctgtttaatactggtctgtatctgtttaatactggttttgacctgtttaatactggtctgtatctgtttaatactggttttaacctgtttaatactggttttgacctgtttaatactggttttaacctgtttaatactggttttgacctgtttaatactggttttgacctgtttaatactggttttgacctgtttaatactggtctgtatctgtttaatactggtctgtatctgtttaatactggttttaacctgtttaatactggttttgacctgtttaatactggttttgacctgtttaatactggttttaacctgtttaatactggttttaacctgtttaatactggtctgtaccTGTTttatactggttttaacctgtttaatactggtctgtatctgtttaatactggttttaacctgtttaatactggtctgtttagaaaGAGGTCTGGTTTTCAAATCTAACAAGCATCATCAATCAACCCATATAATATGCTCTTTATAtggaatataataaatcaacttgtactttagattagataaaaaaaattttatttaaaaaaattataattttatattaaaacaaaatacataatcatctaattttttaatattatttattgtttaaatatgatCTTTTAGGTAGGGTGTCACACATAAAAACACCACAAAAAtacggaattttaaattgtttagcatACGCATGTAGATCTGTATCGTAAAGTGCTCTGggttgtattaaaattttagtcttagttacattgcattttcataaacaacaacCTGCTCTGAGTGTTTATTACCAGAaaatacagacacacaaacatatcatggtcgtctattttcagattcactaTGAACAATTATATGTGGCCCTAGTGGTTgtggtaaaaccaatgttatgttgaatttaatttaagatgaaaatggtttacgctttgaaaacatttatgtgtacagtaaatctgtttaccaaccgaaatatcaattactagaagagactttaaaattagtgAAAGGGGTTGGCTATTTTTCCACTTAGTGATACTAGTGAAATTCCTAGTCTGAATGAAGCTCgagaaaaaagtcttttcatttttgatgatgtgagctgtcattcacaacagagaagtagagaatactttagtatggatcgtcatcgaaaaattgattgtttctacCTATGTCAGAGCTACGCACGTGTTCTAAAGCATAACATAAGGGGCAATGTTAATTGCTTGGTGCTATTCAAAACGGATGAAATGAATCTAAAACACATATTCTACAATCATGTTGGctctgatatgaattttcaaaaatttcatgatttatatcgacattgttggagttcaccaaatggatttgttgtaataatgaaaaatttctctatgaatgcaggtcgttataggaatggatttgatgaatttattgaactgtagtgtcaccaatactttgtgtgttttttcagattcataataataatttttttctgtaaattttttttaaaatgtaaattttaatcattaataaataaaaaaaaatatttataagatttttattaaataaaacctttattctaatctcataacacgtgtaaaattattttaagatctaatgcgattcaaacaagtttaaacatgttcaaacaagtttgaacatgtatttttattcaaacaagtttgaacttgtaacaagatgatgatatcatatttttcaaggtcaaattaacatatttttgaaaatagctgacacatgtaaaattattttaagatcaaagtccattcaaacaagtttgaacatgtatttttattatgtaaatttcaagtgtcatattacattgcttaatcataaaaaaatattaatatccggtcacgtgttttgatacatgtaaaattatttcaaacaagtttgaacttgttacaagatgatgatatcatatttttcaaggtcaaatctatttcaacatattcttgaaaattgctgactcataatattcttttcttggaattcagatttgcaaattattatctaacacgttcaagtgtcatattacattgcttaatcataaaaaaatattagcatccggtcacgtgtaaaattattttaagtcgattaaaacaagtttgaacttgtaacaggatgatgatatcatatttttcaaggttagatgttatctatttcaacattaaaaaaaaaaataaacacccggtcacgtgtcttgaattttatcatgtatatttaaagtgtcaaattacaatatttttcaaggttagatgatatctatttcaacatattcttaaGAATTCTCTTTCTCCTGTCCCGTTAGATTTGGATATGAACCAGATATGAACTGAGAAATCAGAGTATTAAAgcagatataaaaacaattttattaaaaaaattgaaaaaatcagagtattaaagcagttatcaaatcaattttgttaaaaaacttataaaatcggagtagtttttaacaaaaacttataaaatcggagtagttaccagaaatattcaccattcacgaggtgaaacttacaaacccaagaacatatttattgaaggaTTACAACAACAaagatataaagggtggtttctatgctgaagaattacaaaaagttcacgatccaaacatttatttagtggaaaaggtcttagctaaacaTGGATCTAACGTTAAAGTCACGTGGTTagggttcgactctttacatgattcatatattgataaaaaaagtctccTTTTATAGTGGAAAGTTTTTGcgaacatacttgtaacaaaaaaattttgtcatagtggaccgcttttgtgaacatatttgtgttttaaaaaaggaaatgtatttttttaatatgaatatatattagactaggttcatgaaattttattgaagcaatttttaactaacacaaaacaatataaaaatattgttgtaatacaaatgttttttgattcatgtttattactcaaaattacttgatggtgcgaatataattatcacaaacaaggtgtatttataacctgaaaataaggtggtgaggtcatttcatagataaaacaaaacaatgattaattaaattataggtgttttttattgtaaatacaaacacattttaaaaaaaaacttatcatagacaattatattcatgtttttatttctatatacaatCATGATCATCACTATTTCTTCCACAATCACATCTGTctatttcattacaatttgtaGCACATATCCATGGCTCGAACCATTTCGGTATATTTCCACCATCCATTTGTTGGTATAGCATTCTACAGAGAATTTTAGGATCTATTTGTTCATACCATAAAAACATTCTCTCATCATGTCTAGCACTATCACCAATCCATTGTTTTCGGCGAATATCGTATGTACCCCAATTTTTTCTCAAGTTACTTCCATGAGTAAGATCATCACAACattcatttagtaatatttcaaactgattgaaatctcttttaaagtagttgaactttttcgcataatttacaaataagattGCATCCAAACAATTTCTTACTATAAATGCAGCAATATGAAAGCAATCATCAACTTCTAAATAAGAATACCGTAATGTGTCGATTAACTTTGTAGGTATACTCCAACGACATGCCTCCATAAGTTGATAAAAttccatctataaaaatatttggctacaattttctaaacagatcttatcaaacaatactcacattaaaatattctgggTAAATCATCTCCGAATTTTGAAACAgatcaatatgattttgtagCGACATTGTACCCCATAattgtaatgaattaaaataaacaccattttttacaaaaatatccataatttatttagtattatttttttttttaaatatcaaaaacataaactttacaatttttttataacaataacaataatatatatatatatatcttgcagtaataaaattcaatataggaatgatttgttaaaaaaaattttgatgttcttGAACATAGTCATCATCACTATCACCATCGTCTTCGAATAGGCGCAGTCTCAGTTGGTGACTTCTTCCAATTTTCTCCTCCACCCTCAAATACCCcggttttgtgttaaataatttaattatgttgtCCGTCAACACTGCAAACCTAGATGGTAGAAAAACCCCCTCGTTTTCTGTACCATCTAGGCTTATATccagtaaaacttttattgatggcCCATGTATCGTTAGAATCCGctccatttttagtatttttaatttttttttcagtggcaagtcgtccatttttatgcatggtcgcactaaacaactatctaataattttaattctgctctattcattttgattaatattatgaatatttaatgaaaactgatATTACCGTAATGTCGAGcgccttttttatatgattaccaccactccaaaaatcccccaccagcagaaattattatctaatctcataacacgtgtaaaattatttgaagatctaatgcgattcaaacaagtttaaacatgttcaaacaagtttaaacatgttcaaacaagtttgaacatgtatttttattcaaacaagtttgaacttgtaacaggatgatgatatcatatttttcaaggtcaaatcttgtaatttgatatttttataatcgtaattcaaactaattattttttcttggaattcagacaagtttaaacaagttcaaacaagtttaaacatgtatttttattatgtaaatttcaagtgtcatattatattgctgattcaataaaaaaatattaacatccggtcacgtatcttgaattttatcatgtatacttaaagtgtcaaattacaatatttttcaaggttagatgatatctatttcaacatattcttgaaaattgcagactcataatattcttttcttggaattcagatttgcaaattattatctaacacgttcaagtgtcatattacattgcttaatcataaaaaaatattagcatccggtcacgtgttttgacac is drawn from Chrysoperla carnea chromosome X, inChrCarn1.1, whole genome shotgun sequence and contains these coding sequences:
- the LOC123302105 gene encoding uncharacterized protein LOC123302105, with protein sequence MIYPEYFNMEFYQLMEACRWSIPTKLIDTLRYSYLEVDDCFHIAAFIVRNCLDAILFVNYAKKFNYFKRDFNQFEILLNECCDDLTHGSNLRKNWGTYDIRRKQWIGDSARHDERMFLWYEQIDPKILCRMLYQQMDGGNIPKWFEPWICATNCNEIDRCDCGRNSDDHDCI